The genomic interval AAGTGTCGCGGCTCCGCGGTGAGGAGTCTCAGTATCCCAATTGTCCTGCTCCGTACGACAATCGGCAGCGTAAGCATGCTCTTGATACCCTCATCCTGAGCCTCTCGCCGGTAATAAACCCTCGCATCACTGGAGACATCATAGATGGCAACCGGTCTCTCTTGCAATGCCTCCTTGATATTTGTCTCCATATCGACGGGTCCCCGCCCGAGATACCGCTCACTCAACCCGTATGCGGCCGCGAGTTCGAGGTTCTCTCCGGAATTATCGAGGAGCCGTATGGTCGCAGCCTTGAGATTCATCACCTCGGGGAGCGTCCTCGTGATCAGGTCAAGCACCTCCTTCAATTGAAGGGATGAACTTGCAGCCCTGGTGACCTGTTGAAAGACCCTGAGGTATTCCTTCTCCTTTGATACGGTCTTCTCGAAGACCCTTGCGTTCATTATGGCGACTGCCGCCTGATCTGCGATCGCGGTCACAAACTTCAGATCCTCCCCGGAATATTCGACGGGTTCTGCCGTATACATCCTCAGGACGCCTATGACTTCATCTCCAAAACGGAGCGGGACGGAGAGGATGGTTCGGATTCCTTCTTCCATCGCCTCCCGCCGGTACCGAGCATTCTCATCGGAGGTGATGTCGTAGACAGAGGCGGATTTACCCGTCAAGGCATCCGTGATGCTTCCGTCGTATTCGACCGGCCCTTTGTTGATGTAGAGGTCGCTCAGCCCGTGATAGGCAGCCAGCTCGAGTTGCTGCGTCTCCTTGTTGAGAAGCCTGAGGGAGCTCGCCTTGACATTCATCACCTTGACCACATTCGTCGCGATGAGGCTCAGGACTTCGTTGAGAGAGAGGCTCATGCTGATCGCCTTACAGATACTCTGATAGCTTTCGAGATATATCCGCTTCGTGAAGATCTTTTCAGCGCAGCCGGGACATATGGAATGGGTTAATTCCCCTAACCCGGCCGCGGCAAAGTAGGCCTCGATGCTCTCCCACTCCTCCTGCTCCGTCCTGATCTTCTTGCACCAACCGCAGATGGGGATCAGCCTCCCCCGACTGTTGCCTTGCACCGAATCTCCTCCCTCTTTATGCTTCCTGTCTTATTGATGTATTTTACCCTTCCCTCCTCTCTTTTTTCTCCGTTTTCAGTTCGTTTCAAAAAGATTTGCTTATAAATTCTTTTAATGAACCCATGAGAGGACCGTTCCGGAATGTGGTATTATATTTATCATGGTTGAGAGCATCGATTATAAGAATTTCAACGAGGAAGAAGACCGCATCTATAAGCATACCATTGCGATGATACGGGCGAGCATCAGTGACGGGGTGAAATTTGATATCGCCTGCGAATTCGTCACGCGTGATGACGGGGAATTGAGGAGTCTCATCATCGATGACGCACTCAAGATCGAGATCGCGGAGTTGCATTACGGGCAAGGACTTTCTCTTCTCGACGTATCAAAGAAACTCGGCGTCTCGATGGAAAGGCTCTTGAAGGCCAGCTCCGAGATGATGGAGGATGTCTTCAATACCGCGACCGAGGCGGCCAAACGACCGCCCGATGGTTCCAAACCGAGCACGCACTAAAAACGGATGAAGCGGGTAACCCTCTTCACACTAAGCACCTGCGCTGTCTGCAAGAAAGTGAAGAAGTTCCTCGATGACAACAGCATACCCTACACTCAGATCGAGGTTGATACTCTCGAGAGCGGAGAGCAGTGGCTTATGACAAAGGAACTTAAGAAACATAACCCTCAGGCCACCTATCCAACGGTCGTCGTGGAAGAGGTTATTCAGGGTTACGACAAGGATGCCCTGGAGTCAAAGCTCCTCGGGGGCGAACAGGGAAAGTCCTCCGGGTGAGGGAATGGCGGCGTGCCGGGGAGACATCCGCTGAAGGAGCGAATGGATTGAAAGACGAGAAGGAATGTGGTCTTGGTAACGACATCTTCGATATACTGGGGCTCAGCGATATAAGAGAGAACCCCGATATCCTTGCAAGGATCAAATTCGATGTTACCCCGCGGATGGTCATGGAACCGAGATTCGGGTCAAACCAGGAAGACCTCCTGAAACTCGCTGAGATCTCCGGTTACATGTTCTATGTGGAATCCCAATGCGAGCCGCCTGCGCTGATGCTCCTGAAGGTCGGGCAAAGGGATGTCACCTCCACCGTCGGAAAGATCGATGAAATCCCCGGAGAGCTGGTGAGGAAAGCGATAGAGAACCCTGCAGACACGCCGTCGAACGGAATGTACGCGATTACGGACGAGATAAAGGGGTGGTTGAAGAAGGAACTGCAGCGTTAGTCTTTATCTGAAAAGTCATGCCCACAGGACAGCGTACAATTCTCACCTAATTTCATTCGAAAACAGGACCATTCATCATAGGCGATCAGAGGAATGGTCCTTCCTGAAAGCCGTGGTTTCATGAGCTTGCAACGGTATCGAGGGTACCATTGGAATTTGTTATCCCTGATTCCAGATTACTTCCAATAACCGTCGACCATAAAGATGCTGGATCAGCCTTCCTAATTATATGATCTCTTTAGCTATTTTCCACCTTCCTGTAATGCCTTACAGCCTTCCTGACTTCCTGCATCACATGCTTTTTGAAAATCTGAAACGGCAAGATCAGGGGAGCCGCGGAGGGAATAGGCATATCCACGGTTAACGTACGCTATACCATCACCCGGCTGCAATGAGATAGCTTTATTGAAATCGTTTATCGCCTCACTATACAGACCTTTCTCGCCATGTACAATTCCCAGACCGATATATGCTTTATGATTGAGCGGGTTTAGCTGAATTGATCTGTCAAAGTCTGCTTTTGCTCTATCCACTTCTCCAATCCGGTTCAAAGCCAAACCCCGATTATAATAAGCAGTATCGTCAAGAGGCCTCAAGTCGATCACAATGTTATAGTTCTCTATGGCAAGATCATAATGGCCCATTTGGGCGAGCACCAAGCCACGATTATTGTATGCTTTATAATATGAGGGCCTCAGAGATATTGCCTTGTCGAAATCTGTTATCGCTTTATCGAACTGCCTCATTCGATAAAAAACGACGCCGCGATTATA from Thermodesulfovibrionales bacterium carries:
- a CDS encoding GAF domain-containing protein, which gives rise to MQGNSRGRLIPICGWCKKIRTEQEEWESIEAYFAAAGLGELTHSICPGCAEKIFTKRIYLESYQSICKAISMSLSLNEVLSLIATNVVKVMNVKASSLRLLNKETQQLELAAYHGLSDLYINKGPVEYDGSITDALTGKSASVYDITSDENARYRREAMEEGIRTILSVPLRFGDEVIGVLRMYTAEPVEYSGEDLKFVTAIADQAAVAIMNARVFEKTVSKEKEYLRVFQQVTRAASSSLQLKEVLDLITRTLPEVMNLKAATIRLLDNSGENLELAAAYGLSERYLGRGPVDMETNIKEALQERPVAIYDVSSDARVYYRREAQDEGIKSMLTLPIVVRSRTIGILRLLTAEPRHFSQQDIDFAAALAEQCGIAIENARMYGRQYKEAKYLQALQDIAKAASSTLSVQEVMNLIVQRIAHAMNTDAATIRLLDASRRRLELVASYGLSEGYLNKGPVDAEKSVGDALEGRPVAIYDVPNDPRIVYKKEAREEGISSMLVVPMTFQGRVIGVLRILAKDHRKFDGDEIEFGTALAEQAAIVIEYAKAFSGTVR
- a CDS encoding glutaredoxin family protein, whose protein sequence is MKRVTLFTLSTCAVCKKVKKFLDDNSIPYTQIEVDTLESGEQWLMTKELKKHNPQATYPTVVVEEVIQGYDKDALESKLLGGEQGKSSG